A part of Silurus meridionalis isolate SWU-2019-XX chromosome 18, ASM1480568v1, whole genome shotgun sequence genomic DNA contains:
- the LOC124401461 gene encoding E3 ubiquitin/ISG15 ligase TRIM25-like — MAEFSISVDQFRCPVCLDLLEDPVTIPCGHSFCKMCINGSWDQEDWKRVYSCPLCRHTFNPRPDLNRNKMLKEVVEKLKNSEAQAALCDAGPEDVECDLCSGRKRKAVKSCLMCLASFCETHLKPHYEVPSWKKHKLIGASGNLQEKICSEHHEVLKIYCRTDRSFICYLCTMHEHRGHDTVAAAAERAKKQKEEQMNFQQRLQEKQKKVQELKQAVNIIKLSAQTAVDDSEKIFTEMISSMEKMRSEVKELIRDQKEAELSRAERLLEQQEQETYDLQRRRLSHTHDHIHFLQSFQSLSVSSGCEDSPSITVHQHLTFDRVRKSVSDLKKRFEELCQEEFIIIHEHAAAVQMILPSEPKSREDFINYFCDLTLDPNTVNYNLILSEKNKVVTLSETKQPYSDHPERFDSYWQVLSKESVCGRCYWEVERSIERNVDISVSYKDIRREGRGIECVFGHNDQSWSLECFCSSVIFWHNKVKTHLRVPSSSRIGVYVDHSAGTLSFYSVSDTMKLLHKVHTTFTQPLYAGFWLKSYTTTVRLCDP; from the exons ATGGCTGAATTCAGCATTTCAGTAGATCAGTTTAgatgtccagtgtgtctggatctCCTGGAGGATCCGGTGACTATCCCGTGTGGTCACAGTTTCTGTAAGATGTGTATTAATGGCTCCTGGGATCAGGAGGATTGGAAGCGTGTCTACAGCTGTCCTCTGTGCAGACACACTTTCAATCCAAGGCCTGAtctaaacagaaacaaaatgctgaaagaagtggtggagaaactgaagaaCTCAGAAGCCCAAGCTGCACTTTGTGACGCTGGACCTGAAGATGTGGAATGTGATTTATGCAGTGGGAGAAAACGCAAAGCCGTCAAGTCGTGTCTGATGTGTCTGGCCTCCTTTTGTGAAACTCACCTGAAACCTCACTACGAAGTTCCTTCCTGGAAGAAGCACAAGTTAATTGGAGCCTCTGGGAATCTACAAGAGAAGATCTGCTCTGAGCACCATGAGGTTCTGAAGATATACTGTCGTACCGACCGAAGCTTCATCTGTTACTTGTGTACGATGCATGAACACAGAGGACATGACACAGTCGCAGCTGCAGCAGAACGAGCtaaaaaacag AAGGAGGAGCAGATGAATTTCCAGCAGAGActccaggagaagcagaagaaggtgcaggagctgaaacaggctgtgaacattataaag CTCAGTGCACAGACAGCAGTAGATGACAGTGAGAAGATCTTTACTGAGATGATCAGCTCCATGGAGAAAATGCGCTCGGAGGTGAAGGAGTTGATTAGAGATCAGAAGGAGGCTGAACTGAGTCGAGCTGAACGACTCCTGGAGCAACAGGAGCAGGAGACTTATGATCTTCAGAGGAGAaggctttcacacacacacgatcacatcCATTTCCTCCAG agTTTCCAGTCTCTCAGTGTATCTTCTGGATGTGAGGACTCACCCAGCATCACTGTCCATCAACATCTCACATTTGATAGAGTGAGGAAATCAGTCTCTGATCTGAAAAAGAGATTTGAGGAACTCTGCCAGGAGGAATTCATCATAATTCATGAACATG CTGCAGCAGTTCAGATGATTTTACCCTCAGAACCAAAGAGCAGAGAAGATTTTATAAACT ATTTCTGTGATCTGACTCTGGATCCCAACACAGTAAATTATAACCTCATTCTGTCTGAGAAGAACAAAGTGGTGACACTCAGTGAGACAAAGCAGCCGTACTCTGATCATCCAGAGAGATTTGATTCCTACTGGCAGGTGTTgagtaaagagagtgtgtgtggacgctGTTACTGGGAGGTGGAGAGGAGCATTGAGAGAAATGTGGACATTTCAGTCTCCTATAAAGACATCAGAAGGGAAGGACGgggtattgagtgtgtgtttggacaCAACGATCAGTCCTGGAGTCTGGAATGTTTTTGttcttctgttattttctgGCACAACAAAGTTAAAACTCATCTCAGAGTTCCATCATCCTCCAGAATAGGAGTGTATGTggatcacagtgcaggaactctgtccttctacagcgtctctgatacgatgaagctcctccacaaagtccacaccacattcactcagcctCTATACGCTGGATTCTGGCTGAAATCTTACACAACAACTGTGAGATTATGTGATCCGTAA
- the LOC124401447 gene encoding tripartite motif-containing protein 16-like: MYSEVKELKRDQEKAELSGAERLLEQLKQEISDLQRRITELEQLSHTHDHIHFLQSFQSLSISSGCEDSPSITVHQHLSFDKTRKSVSDLKKRFEELCQEKFIIIHKHAAEVQMILPSEPKSREEFLNYFCDLTLDPNTVHYYLILSEKNKVVTRSETNQLYSDHPERFDSYERVLSKESECGRCHWEVEWSSERNVFISVSYKDIRRIVRGDECVFVHNNQSWSLQCSSSSLTFCHNNIMTDLKVPSSSRI, encoded by the exons ATGTACTCGGAGGTGAAGGAGCTGAAGAGAGATCAGGAGAAGGCTGAACTGAGTGGAGCTGAACGACTCCTGGAGCAACTGAAGCAGGAGATTTCTGATCTTCAGAGGAGAATCACTGAGCtggagcagctttcacacacacacgatcacatcCATTTCCTCCAG agTTTCCAGTCTCTCAGTATATCTTCTGGATGTGAGGACTCACCCAGCATCACTGTCCATCAACATCTCTCATTTGATAAAACGAGGAAATCAGTCTCTGATCTGAAAAAGAGATTTGAGGAACTCTGTCAGGAGAAATTCATCATAATTCATAAACATG CTGCAGAAGTTCAGATGATTTTACCCTCAGAACCAAAGAGCAGAGAAGAATTTCTAAACT ATTTCTGTGATCTGACTCTGGATCCCAACACAGTACATTATTACCTCATTCTGTCTGAGAAGAACAAAGTGGTGACACGTAGTGAGACAAACCAGCTGTACTCTGATCATCCAGAGAGATTTGACTCCTATGAGCGGGTGCTGAGTAAAGAGAGTGAGTGTGGACGCTGTCactgggaggtggagtggagcAGTGAGAGAAATGTGTTCATATCAGTCTCATATAAAGACATCCGAAGGATAGTACggggtgatgagtgtgtgtttgtacacaacaatcagtcctggagtctgcagtgttcttcctcttctctcactttctgtcaCAACAACATTATGACTGATCTCAAAGTTCCATCATCCTCCAGAATATGA